The following coding sequences are from one Lolium rigidum isolate FL_2022 chromosome 6, APGP_CSIRO_Lrig_0.1, whole genome shotgun sequence window:
- the LOC124662429 gene encoding lysosomal Pro-X carboxypeptidase-like, with translation MHPPRRRLLLLLLLSLGLLPAVTWALLAPPRFPGPDARPRAGAGNGVGGYEFETRYFRQRLDHFSFPGVGDEEFFQQRYLVGRAGGWAGPGGPIFFYCGNEGDIAWFAANSGLVWEAAPRFAALVVFAEHRYYGESMPFGSKDKAYNNSRSLAHLTAEQALADYAVLLTDLKRNLSAEASPVVLFGGSYGGMLAAWMRLKYPHISVGALASSAPILQFEDIVPCAIFYDLVSNDFKRESLGCFQTIKDSWKELDEQGNAQDGLLKLSKTFHLCQTLKSSEALSDWLSSAYSYLAMVDYPMSSDFLMPLPASPIKEVCRNIDKQPEGTSTLERIYAGVNVYYNYTGTVDCFDLDDDPHGMGGWDWQACTEMVMPMTSSEDLSMFPRYEFDYGLYADNCVKSFGVRPRPRWITTEFGGHNISSVLDKFGSNIIFFNGLLDPWSGGGVLKNISSSVIAIVAPLGAHHIDLRPATKEDPDWLVSLRESELEIISVWLSDHYGAGGVLFQNAAANDQAAS, from the exons ATGcatccgcctcgccgccgccttctcctcctcctcctcctctccctcggcCTCCTCCCGGCCGTCACGTGGGCGCTACTCGCGCCGCCCCGCTTCCCGGGCCCCGACGCGCGGCCGCGGGCGGGAGCGGGAAACGGGGTCGGGGGCTACGAGTTCGAGACCCGCTACTTCCGGCAGCGGCTGGACCACTTCAGCTTCCCCGGGGTTGGGGACGAGGAGTTCTTCCAGCAGCGGTACCTCGTGGGccgcgccggcggctgggcgggcCCCGGCGGGCCCATCTTCTTCTACTGCGGCAACGAGGGCGACATCGCCTGGTTCGCCGCCAACTCCGGCCTCGTCTGGGAGGCCGCCCCGCGcttcgccgccctcgtcgtcttcgCCGAG CATCGCTACTACGGCGAGTCCATGCCGTTCGGCAGCAAAGACAAGGCTTACAACAACTCCAGGTCCTTGGCGCACCTGACGGCAGAGCAAGCGCTCGCTGACTACGCCGTGCTGCTCACCGACCTCAAGAGGAACCTGTCTGCAGAAGCCAGCCCCGTGGTGCTCTTCGGGGGCTCATATGGTGGAA TGCTGGCTGCTTGGATGAGGCTCAAGTACCCGCATATTTCTGTCGGGGCTCTTGCGTCGTCAGCACCGATCCTGCAGTTTGAGGATATCGTACCTTGTGCCATATTCTACGATCTCGTTTCAAATGATTTTAAG AGGGAAAGCTTAGGCTGCTTTCAAACAATAAAGGACTCCTGGAAAGAACTAGATGAGCAAGGAAATGCCCAAGATGGTCTTCTGAAACTAAGCAAAACATTTCACCTTTGCCA GACCCTGAAATCCTCCGAAGCACTTTCAGATTGGTTGAGCTCAGCTTACAGCTATCTGGCCATGGTGGATTACCCTATGTCATCAGATTTTCTCATGCCTTTGCCTGCCAGCCCAATTAAAGAA GTATGTAGAAATATTGACAAGCAACCAGAGGGGACGAGTACACTGGAACGAATTTATGCAGGAGTAAATGTATACTACAACTACACGGGTACTGTTGACTGCTTTGATCTGGATGATGATCCGCATGGAATGGGTGGATGGGATTGGCAG GCTTGTACTGAGATGGTAATGCCAATGACTTCCAGTGAAGATCTTAGTATGTTCCCACGATATGAATTTGACTATGGTTTGTATGCTGATAATTGTGTCAAAAGCTTTGGTGTTAGACCAAGGCCTCGATGGATCACTACAGAGTTTGGTGGCCAC AATATAAGTTCAGTTCTGGACAAATTTGGCAGTAATATCATATTCTTCAATGGACTTCTCGATCCTTGGAGTGGTGGAGG CGTcctgaagaacatatcttcgaGTGTTATTGCCATTGTGGCTCCACTAG GAGCACATCACATAGACCTGCGTCCCGCGACCAAGGAGGACCCAGATTGGCTAGTAAGCCTTAGAGAATCAGAACTTGAGATCATATCCGTCTGGCTATCGGATCACTACGGGGCAGGAGGGGTGCTATTTCAGAACGCAGCTGCCAATGACCAGGCTGCCTCATGA